The Salmo trutta chromosome 22, fSalTru1.1, whole genome shotgun sequence genome contains the following window.
GGGcgttttcccccagcattgtcccagccatatccgtggcagcaggaagaattaagtcctccacaatagtagggtgcttgcctgtcctagccactcggtagctcaccatataagacacttctagccacttcttattaatggtatctgttgtcttactactcgaaagtcgtcttaattctcgctcaaaaaactcctgtggcttatttttcaaatagccatgttttgtttctaaatgtctgctcaaaagtgaaggtttcattgagttgtgagatagtacttttgcacatacaACATACTGTGGcggaggaaaggcactactcccagtATAattgaaccccaaatcaatgtagttctcatatttgcgcctcttcgatggtccaacgtccctgtctgttgttcggtgctttcccgggtaagggggcagtagctcttcagctacatcagattcacaactgtcagtgtccatgctagctggactaacaacaaatgtagaatgaCTGAtcctagcattggatgtgctcatggaagcagaacaacttgtgttgtTGACAGGtgcagtactgctggtagtagcaatactaccagtagagctggtatgtgtctctatggatgcgggccttacttttttaaccattttcgagcaaacagaatgagcaggagctatgtttggctacatacggaccgttactggaattcctgcgagagaataacggttaatgtgattggatgttaattatttgactaggctacctgtatttgacattgtgttatttcactgaacactagatggtttaaatgttatttttggcagtgaaacgaggctactcaggcgagaaaaaaacctcacccaaatgtatagtcccgttggaaaatataaatggactgtttgaatatgtgaagatttatttttttaaaacaaaacaaaaaaatatatactttttaaaatgttaatcatatttttatttggcatacccccAACGGCATTGCGCATACCCCTGAGGGTACACATACCCCAGTTTGTGAATACCTGATACGAGAACTGGTTGAAAATTAGAAGATTGTATGCTTATTTACAGATGGATCCTGATAGTGGACACAGGAGCAGGAGTTTACATTCCTGAATTTGATGTGCAGATATGTAGAAAAGACTAACAGATGGACCATCTGTACACTCTGCTGACTGTTGCCAATGGTAGTGGCTCTCTAGCTTAGATTCTTTGTACTGTGTAGTTTATCTTCTGGTAACTCTAATAGGAGTGATCTACTATTGGAAGCATTAACTCTGCTATGGAGAATTGAGAGACTGGGTGTAGTAGTGCTACTGGGTCCCAGCCCATTCAGGTGTGGGAGGACATTTAATTGAAGACCAAGTAGCCAAGAGGGCTTTAAAACAAGATACAATTTATATTCATGCCCCATTGGGTAGAGGTGAGGCCAAATGTTATAAGTTAGTAGGGATCTTTTGTATCGTCTTAGTGGCACATGATTAGGTaagatttattttttatgtttgtttTCTTTTATTCGAAAGTCTAAGCTGTGATTGACCACAAACCCCAGTATACTAGGTGGCAGCATGCACCTCTAACGTTTGTTTTGCAGAGAaccattatttacattttagtcatttagcagacactcttacccagGGTGACGtacaggaacaattagggttaagtgccttgctcaagtgcacatcTGCAAATGTCTCACTTTTTACTGTtgcaaaaccatgaaataacacatatggaatcatgtagtaacaaaaataaagtgttaaatcaatatattttagattcttctaagtagccactctttgccttgatgacagctttgcacaccctataaaatatagatttaaaactttttgggttacgtcatgattccatgtgttattacatagttttgatgtcttcacttattatacaaatgtagaaaatagtcaaaataaagaaaaacccttgaaatcagtatgtgtgtccaaacgtttgactggtattgtatttCTGAACATATCCAACTGATTTCAAAATAAAGCATATTTATTTTTCATGGAGGTGATCTCAACAATGAAAATATGTTCACTGAATTATCTTGTTCGCtgacaaacaaaaacattgcGTATTAGATTTCCATGTATACTCTTTATCGACTTGGCTCTAGAGTATTTATGTATATTTTCTCAGGGTTAAATACATTTGCTCAAAATCCTTTAAAACACATTTGTCAATGAATTTCTATGAAATTGCACATGAGCAGGACGTAGCTTCGAGAGGAGAGGTCATGACTGCATTGAAGTCAGTAGAAATGTCTTAAACGATTTACAAATGATATGGTACACTAGCTTTACAGGACTTCATAGTTACTTGTCATCTCATTCTAACAttttatggtaaagaaatgaccAATTATATTGTTAAATGGTATTTACAGAGTAATAACCCATTACTAGTTTGTACCAGAATAATAATTTGAACTATCGTTCAACTCTGGAAATCTTTTTTGTTCAAGGTCAAACAAAAAGACAATCATAGTAATGATAATAATTTATTTAGGTAGAGAATTCTTTGGCAGTGAAGAAGTACACAAAGTTCATGAGAAAAATCACAAGTGCTGAATGAGAATCAAGATAGGAGGAAATCGACCACAGAGTAAACCTTGCCCAGCCTTTAGTATGACCAATAACAGACCAGTACATTGCGCTCAGTGAGATGGCCAGAATGTCAGTATTAGAGAACGAGTGATATAGCCATAACCACAGTGTGCAAGGAGAGAAAAGGTATTTATGGCACAGTAGGgagagcattgtgtgtgtgtgtgacagatggGGTGGTGGTGTTAATGCTGGTTAGGCAGTGTGTGGGAACCGGTATGGGTTTCTGTTAAAGTgggaggtgtgtgcgtgtgtgcgtgtgtgtagaggcCTGGGCTCAGGAGGAACTGAGTTAGTGTCATAGTGTGGGAtggtgtgatttattttttttcatatcGTCTGTGACTCAAACTATTTGGAGTGAGTGATTGGCTGAGGCTCGGTGCACAGGGGGCTGCAATGTTGAGAATGTTGTAAGAGCAAACATGACTGCCTATTCTGAATGACAATTTCCATCTGAACGTTTACGCAAACGGAGCGCAACGCAGTACTTGAATGTCGTTTTTTCACCACAAAATGGGCGGCTCCTTGTAGTACGTAAGCCTGCCTAGTCGCTTGCTACGCCGATGTTCTCCACAAAAATGTTGAAATGCAACATATTATTCCTTTTGTGAGGGTGGGGGCACTGTTGTGTAGATAATGAGGCTGTATTTTACCACCAAACTCACTTGGTTGAAATTGAACCCCCCAAAAATTAGATTTTGTTACTTTCTCTTTTGGCACAGTTGTTTCACACactgatgtagtggtaaaaaaaagTGGGGTTGCAGTGAAAAAAGTAAAGCTCCATATACGTTCAATTAATTTTCCCGCAAAACATTTACCCTTCGCTACACCACTGGTTTCACTAAATAATTAACTCTACATTATCAATTTGCTCTAGAAATAAGCACCAGTTTTGCTATAAATCCGTGAAAACAAAAGTGATCTGATGCTATGAACTAAAGTAGCCTATTCGCATTGATAACTAAATATAATCTCAGCGACTGTTCAAACAATAAACCAAACATTATAGCCTTATTTGAATCCTCCCACAAAAcatattttgtttagaagtaattaCTTGATTTTAGGctatttctaaatggtaaaataGCTGCTAGCCATGTGCTTTTTCTCCATGAGCAAAAAGCATGACATTCTATTTTTAGCTGATATGGGAGCGAATACATTCAAGCAGCAGATTCAACTGGAATAATGTTGTAGGTTAAACTGGCAAGTAGAAGAATATTTGCCAGGGCATTTATTTAATTATAAATTGGGAAGATGTGGGAAGATGGAAAGGCTAGCTTGCTTGCTGTTTTTAGCCTACAGCCAACTGGCAGGCACAAAATGAGGTAACGTAAAACAAACCGAAACGTTCATTACATTTAGCTATTATTCAAAAATGCAGTTTTCTTTTAAATTAGCCAACAGTGGTAGTTTTCAATGTGATTCTTCGTTTTATCCCAAATGGGAAGACAAGAAAATCTCTGCTattgcagccttgtgaatgtttataAATCGGGGGTCTAGGAACATATGGACCGGCGAGGGTATCATGTGGACAAAAGGTGCTGCTCTAAAAAATCTGACTACACCCAAGTGCACATGATAAGTGACGGAGTGTTCAGAGGATAGACCTTAACCCTGCACCCCCCTGAATAAGCCCCAGTACTCATTAATGTAATGTGCACCCACTGAGCACTAGAGCGGGAGTCTGTCCCTCTGTCACGATTCCAAATGCAGCACAGCAAATCTGGCACTGGCTTTTTTCTGACAATCTGAATTCACATATAATTTAAGATCATTCTCCTTTGGAATCCTCTCCAAGTTTGATACATATAGTTTTTTCTTCTGCCCTGTAAAAAACAAATCAGAGGAAAACAAAACTATACTTCATTTTGTGCAGAGGTGAAAAGAAGAAGAGCAGGTCACTCATTCCACCTATTTCCCACCTCCTGACGTCACCTAGCCACCAACAAGTGCATCTCTATCAGGACTGCTAATCAGCGCAGCAGGCCGCTCAATCCGGGCCTCACATAGAGACCCATCCTATGTGTCACTACACCCTACAGATGAGATAGGACAGCTAAGCAATTTCAAAAGGAAAGGACTTGTTAAAACCCAAGTAGGAACCTATCAGAATGCCTCTATAATGGTATTCGTCACACAGCTCAGAATATTAGAGGCGCAGTCCGGTGTGTTACACACAGTGCACATAATGAGGTGAAGGAAACAAAAGAAGAAAGATATTGACATCACACAGCTCCTGTCAATCAGTCACCCAGATTAACACTGACACAGGAGTTCATCATCAATAATAAAGGCAACAGGACTGGACATCGCAGTCTCACTCTCCTTCCCATCTCCCTCCGAATGGGAAACATAACAGGCATCACAGGAAAGAAGAGAGTTGATAAAAAAAAGCTGAATACTGATGGAGGGCAGGAGTCACTCCTCCTGCGTGTGCAAAACCTCTTCATGTGGAGAGcggagggttgggggggggcactGTCTCGCTCTGCCAAAGGCATCTATATTCTATATGGCACTGAAGTCCCACTACACATCCATAATAGTCCATAGGGGGGTGGGGTGGCAGGGACAGGGATTGGAAGGCCACAGGCTGCTTCTGGAGTTGGGGGATGTATGTGGGCACTGAGAGGTGGGGTCCGATTAGGGACAGGGGTTTTGGGAATAGGGTACTCAGAGTCTCATTGACTTCAACTCACTCCCACATGCCTGGTCCTTCTCAGTCTCCCACCCCCTCCAGTCTGTGGTCCCTCCAGTCCTTGTGCCCCTGTCCTGGGAGTCACAGTGTGACCTTGCTGAGGCGCAGAGACAGGCTGGAGCGCTGCTGGGCGCGGGGGAGTGTGGAGGCGCAGCGACTTCTCAGCTGGACCGGCCTCCCCGCGGTGCCTCGCACACGCAGCAGGAAGTCAAAATTGGCTGAGGTGTTCATGGCGTAAAAGACATTGGCGTTGTCTGGAATCACCAGCTCTGAAAAaggacgttttttttttaaatgacttttTCACATTATCATCACAACTCAAAGGCTAAAAAGAGTGTCAGGGAGAATGTTGTACCTCTCTCATCAGAGATGACCTGCACCAGCTCGTATCCCTCCCCAGGCTCACTCTCCAGGTTGTGTTTGGTCACAGCTCTAGAGATCACTGCTGGAGTCTTATCCTGACTCGTCAACTGGGGAGGAAACAACATATTTTAATATGAAAATTAAATTAGAATCAGGATGAATCGTCACTTTTGAAACACCTTTTTCATAATCTCACATCTTAACATGAGACGTACCAGGATGCTCTTGTAGAGGTTGCCATTGCCCTGCTCCAGGCTGACTCTGATGATGCAGGCGTCCTGGGCCTGGGTGTTGTAGGCCGGGggcaggggggaggagggggacatGGGTGTCAGGGAGACAGAGCGACGGTGCATGCAGGGTggcccagggagagagggagaggccggGGTCACTGGAACACTGGCTGAGGATGAGGTGGTGTCCATGGAGTGCAGAGAAGTACAGGAAGAAGACTCGGACAACTGGAGAGACACAGATGATGCACAGTAATTAGCACATATACGACCTTCATATTGCCAACCTTTTGGATAGAATTATAACTATTTGCACACATTGGTAAACAAAATACAGAatagaaagaaaataaaacaataGGGCTTGTGCAAAACCCCCACCAACTAAATACAACAAAAATGTATCAAGGCAAAAAAAAGTGAAGTATCTTAGTGCCATACCTTGTTCTGCTGAGTGTCGGAGGTGTGTATAGGTGTCATGGCCATGCCCTCGCTTTCTGAAGGGCTGGAGTCACTAGACGACACACTTACTGAGTCCATGCTCTCCCCAGAGCTGCCAGTAGGGGGCGACCGAGGTGTTTCCCTCACCGGGGAACTCGCTGCCGAGGAGTCTCCACCCAGAAACAGTCTGACAGAGAAAAAAGTCAACAAAAAAACATCACAAAACAAAAAGGACCAACATCTGTCAGATCTAATATAAACAATGATTTAATGGAATTCTGTTAAAACATCAATATTACGGCAAAGGCTCCACAACTGATTGTAGAATTCTACACCATTACAATAATGTCTATATTATTCAGTGTAGATTTATTGTAAATCAAAATATCAAGTACAGTATATGTTAGAATTCCTCTAGAGTGTGCTTACAGGCTAAGTCTCTTGACCATGCTCTTGCGAGGTTTGGGTGAAGTAGGACTGCTGTCTCCCACTCCTTCAATGTCACAAGACATAGCATAGCTGCAAGAGAAACCGAAAAGAATCATGACATCACTGCTACCAGTCCACTTAACCTGAGAAACaatcagaaagaaagagaggatagCAAGAGCTgatgtggtgatatatagtgtgaaTGACTGATGATGTTTGCACCTCTCCTCCTCGCTGTGCTGGGGCTGGCTCTTGAACCAGCGCAGGAAGGCAGAGTCAGCACTCAGACAGTAGCTGTTACACGCAGACTGCAGCAGCTTGATCTGAGCTATCACCTCAAACTCCTGCAAGAGAGAGATCAATGTCAATCATGTCAATTGAGCTGACACTACCAACATGAATGACTTTTCCTAATCACCTAATTAGTGGTTTAGAACAGGTTGAAAATGACACTCACCCTTCGCCTCTTTTCAAAGTTGATGAGCCCACCCTGCAGAAGACACAGAGGACACTGAAAGACTGAACTCTCATCCCACACGGGGCTGGCTAGACAAACAGCAGTGGGCTTCTCCAAAAACTGCCAAACTAATTCCTCACATACTCATGGAAACTCATGCTGTAGTTGCAAACAGTGGTCACAACACACAAGTCTCTACAACCAGAGTCTCTACAACTAAACAGAAGGAGTGAGTAGGATGATAGTAAGGCTCACCTCTACTAGGTCTGGCAGAGCAGTATCTAACATGGTCAGGTCTGTCAGGAAGGTGCCCAGGTAAGGTATCGTCCCCTGCATGGCACCCTGGGAGGAGAGACAAAGCATAGGTTAAAACATACCACTCAGCAGGCACAGCTAAGCTACTCACTTTTACCCCCTTCCTGAAATGGAAACAAACAGGGCCGCAAACTCATAGTGGCTTGTAACTTGCTCCATTGCTCACCATTTCCTTCTGCAGCTGGAGTCGTTTGTGAATGCGTTTCTGGTGCTCCTTAGCACAGCCTTCCAGATTGGCAAACTTAGAGGTGCCCTCCTGTAGGGGAAAGAGTAGATTGATTTTAGTAGTGATTTGATATTTACACAATCAATTCATCATCAATTAACCACTTCCTCAACATCCACAATGTCTGGTATGCAGGCATTCCCAGTGCAGAGTCTCACCCTCATTAGCAGCTCTCGACTAGTCAGGTAGTTGTTGTGATCTGAGAAGATGTCTGATAGTTCCTCGAACGTAGAGATGCCGTCTCTGTGGAAATGACAGAGAAAGGTTAGAACTAATTGGGAATGCATAAGAACTCTATCACATGAGTTGTGAGTGACTGATCAGTTCATATGCATTCAGCTTGTGAAAGACCCACTTGTGCACGCAGGACCAGGCCCTCTTCAGTCTGTAGAGTGGGTTGGACTGCAGTGCAGATACGATGGCGTGCAACGAGGAGAAGTTCTTACGCATGCGACACTCCTGAGCGACGTCTATCCAGCGCTGGATGACCCGTGCCCTGAGGTGCGGGCGGATCTGGCGTCGGTGCAGTATGGTGCTGACCACACATGCTGCCACAGCATTGAACTGGGTGATGGTGGCACGGATGGTGGAAGCACTGTGCTTGTTTTGCTTCTTATCCCTCTGGGACCAGATGGAACCCAGGCAGTGGTGAGGAACCACCTTCTTGAACAACAACTGGAAACAGACAAACAATGAGACTATTAGCATTCAAacttttaaagtaactgtccagtgaaaatatTACTTTAAAAAAAGTTATTCTGTTAACGCATACCAAAATATTGTTGCTGACCTATATCgtatgtggccaaagcataaattggcaaaaaaataaaaacacttaaATAAAAACTCACCTCAAAAACTTGTATCATAAAAATGCTTGCcatttcctcatagaacatgaaGTCATGTTGGCTCATTGGTTGAGCTGGCCAAATCAGCGGTCTACTCTCAttaatattttttgggggtcCGCACACACCATCACAACACAGAAAAGCTGATTTATGACCTACTTAATTAGCATTTTTAACAAGGAAAACTACTTCACTCGTATtataattatttaaaaatgtatttcatagAAATATGGTAatactggacagttactttaaaatgtatatttatcCTATATTGTTCAAATACATTGGCAGCCCATACTCCCACCCAGCCTCCCTCAGCCTCTCTTACCGCATCCATATAGGTTAGCTGCTCAGCCACCAAATCTGCATCAAATGACAGGAAGTCTTCCTGGACCTCGATctccacttcctcatcctcaccCAGGCAGAAGGAGCTGTTGCCATGGAAACCGCCAGAGAAACCTACCAAGAGGAGAAATGATCAAATGATTTCATTCATAATGGCAGGGCTGCCAACTTTTGGAGATAGCTTGGAGTGTGATCTCCTTTCGTGAATGTCATTGCCTCCAACCCATAGCCGTGGTTAAAgttcatttcctgcatttctacataTTTTCATATGGCTTAGGCCCATGACCAGGGCGgaataattgttattttttaaattattattcaaGATTCTCGTAcagtttgaaaaaaaaaatctaaacaaaatcaaatcattgtcacatgcaccaaatacaacaggtgtagtagaccttaccatgaaatgcttacttgcaaagTACTTAACTCTTatgttaactgcattgttggttaagaaaatatttactaaataaagaaagaaaaaagtaacaaaataacgaggatacacacacacacacacacacacacacacacacacacacggggtaccggtaccgagtcaatgtacaggggtacagtcaactgcgtttattttcagcaaacttaacatgtgtaaatatttgtatgaacataagattgaacaactgagacaaactgaacaagttccacagtcatgtgactaacagaagtggagtaatgtgtccctgaacaaagggggggggggtcaaaatcaaaagtaacagtcagtatctggtgtggccaccagctgcattaagtaccgcagtgcatctcctcctcacggactgcaccagatttgccagttcttgctgtgagatgttaccccactcttccaccaaggcacctgcaagttccaggacatttctggggggagtgGTCcttgccctcaccctccgatccaacaggtcccaggcgtgctcaatgatattgagatccgggctcgtcgctggctatggcagaacactgacattcccgtcttgcaggaaatcacgcacagaacgagcagtatggctggtggcattgcaat
Protein-coding sequences here:
- the rgl1 gene encoding ral guanine nucleotide dissociation stimulator-like 1 isoform X1: MISHYPLAILLPWPPGPHGHCSNMEASLLDGEGGVALQRYQARSPESSPRHWSSVQDWGEEVEEGAIYNVTLKRVQIQQAANKGARWLGAEGDRLPPGHTVSQLETCKIRSIRAGTLERLVETLLTAFGDNDLTYTSIFLSTYRAFASTHTVLQLLLDKYGIPEDSEGQMERCRPSETKGAVRTALASILRVWLDQCPEDFQEPPSYPCLHRVMAYLQRALPGSEPIRRAQSLLGQLQAEASLDPDSEGFSGGFHGNSSFCLGEDEEVEIEVQEDFLSFDADLVAEQLTYMDALLFKKVVPHHCLGSIWSQRDKKQNKHSASTIRATITQFNAVAACVVSTILHRRQIRPHLRARVIQRWIDVAQECRMRKNFSSLHAIVSALQSNPLYRLKRAWSCVHKDGISTFEELSDIFSDHNNYLTSRELLMREGTSKFANLEGCAKEHQKRIHKRLQLQKEMGAMQGTIPYLGTFLTDLTMLDTALPDLVEGGLINFEKRRREFEVIAQIKLLQSACNSYCLSADSAFLRWFKSQPQHSEEESYAMSCDIEGVGDSSPTSPKPRKSMVKRLSLLFLGGDSSAASSPVRETPRSPPTGSSGESMDSVSVSSSDSSPSESEGMAMTPIHTSDTQQNKLSESSSCTSLHSMDTTSSSASVPVTPASPSLPGPPCMHRRSVSLTPMSPSSPLPPAYNTQAQDACIIRVSLEQGNGNLYKSILLTSQDKTPAVISRAVTKHNLESEPGEGYELVQVISDERELVIPDNANVFYAMNTSANFDFLLRVRGTAGRPVQLRSRCASTLPRAQQRSSLSLRLSKVTL
- the rgl1 gene encoding ral guanine nucleotide dissociation stimulator-like 1 isoform X2, whose product is MREALTMRFACKAKMSSVQDWGEEVEEGAIYNVTLKRVQIQQAANKGARWLGAEGDRLPPGHTVSQLETCKIRSIRAGTLERLVETLLTAFGDNDLTYTSIFLSTYRAFASTHTVLQLLLDKYGIPEDSEGQMERCRPSETKGAVRTALASILRVWLDQCPEDFQEPPSYPCLHRVMAYLQRALPGSEPIRRAQSLLGQLQAEASLDPDSEGFSGGFHGNSSFCLGEDEEVEIEVQEDFLSFDADLVAEQLTYMDALLFKKVVPHHCLGSIWSQRDKKQNKHSASTIRATITQFNAVAACVVSTILHRRQIRPHLRARVIQRWIDVAQECRMRKNFSSLHAIVSALQSNPLYRLKRAWSCVHKDGISTFEELSDIFSDHNNYLTSRELLMREGTSKFANLEGCAKEHQKRIHKRLQLQKEMGAMQGTIPYLGTFLTDLTMLDTALPDLVEGGLINFEKRRREFEVIAQIKLLQSACNSYCLSADSAFLRWFKSQPQHSEEESYAMSCDIEGVGDSSPTSPKPRKSMVKRLSLLFLGGDSSAASSPVRETPRSPPTGSSGESMDSVSVSSSDSSPSESEGMAMTPIHTSDTQQNKLSESSSCTSLHSMDTTSSSASVPVTPASPSLPGPPCMHRRSVSLTPMSPSSPLPPAYNTQAQDACIIRVSLEQGNGNLYKSILLTSQDKTPAVISRAVTKHNLESEPGEGYELVQVISDERELVIPDNANVFYAMNTSANFDFLLRVRGTAGRPVQLRSRCASTLPRAQQRSSLSLRLSKVTL